The Croceibacterium sp. TMG7-5b_MA50 genome segment GGGCTGAGGAATATCGCCGCTATGCCGGAACGCTGCGGCAGGCGGCCCTCTCGTCGTTGAGGATGGGGGCCTCCCGCCCTCAGGATATCTAACGGCGCGACTATCTCCGACAGACGCCAGCGGCTAGGTTATCGGGATGACGGATGCGAAAGACTGATGACAGGCGATGACGAAGCGGCGACGACGGACGTGCCCGACGATACCAACGTCAGGCCGCTGGCGATCGTCGGCGTGGGTGTCTGCGCCGTATCGCTGGGATCTCTGCGCACCCTCTTTGGCGACATGGAGCCGGACCTTGGCGCGGCCTTCCTGATCGCTGTCCGCCAGCAGGACGGGCTGGCCGTGGACACGGTGATCCAAGCTGTGGCCGAGGTGACCGACATGCCGGTTGTCATCGCCAGCGATGGGGAGCCCTTACAGCCTGGCCATGTCCATGTCGGCGGGGCGGACGACATGATCACGCTGGCCGACGGGCATATCCACATCCGGCCGGCGCGCGAGCCGGTGGGCCAGCGCGGCACGGTAGACACGCTGCTGATTTCGCTGGCGGAACAGGCCAACGAGCATGCGATCGCCGTGATCCTGACCGGGCTGGGCCCCGATGGCGCGGCGGGCGTGGTCGCGACCAAGAAGTTCGGCGGGCTGTCGATTTCGGAAGCGGTCGGCCGCGACGGTGCCGATGCGGCTGGCACGAACAGCCCGATGGCGGTGACCGACCTGCATGTGCCGGCCGAGCAGATCGCGGCCGAGATCGGCCGCTACCTGCGCAATCTGCCCACCGTGGCCGGCGCCCAGACGGAGCGGGAGGGCGACCTCGATCCCTATGTTGGCGAAGTCGCGACGATCCTGCGCAACGTGACCAGCCACGATTTCCACGGCTACAAGCGGGGCACCTTCATCCGCCGCATCCGCCGGCGCATGCAGGTGACGCAGGTCGACAGCCTGGACGCCTATGTGGCCCTGCTGCGCAGCGACCGCGAAGAAGTGCAGAGCCTGTTCCAGGACCTGCTGATCGGCGTCACCCAGTTCTTCCGCGACCCGACCGAATTCGAAACGCTGGAGCAGGAACTGCCCGCCCTGTTCGAACGCAAGGGTCCCGAGGACGCCTTCCGCGTATGGGTGCTGGGCTGCGCCACGGGGGAGGAGGCCTATTCGCTGGCGATCCTGCTGCGCGAGCATATGGCGACCATGGCCACACCCCCCGAAGTCCAGATCTTCGCCACCGATCTTGATGCGCGCGCGCTCAACATCGCCCGGGCCGGCCGCTATTCGGCGGGGATCGCCGACCATATCCGGCCCGACCGGCTGGAACGCTGGTTCGTGCGCGAGGGCGACACGTTCTGCGTCAGCAAGGAACTGCGGGAGATGTGCATCTTCTCCCCCCACAACATCGTCAAGGATGCGCCGTTTTCGCGTATCGACATCCTGTCGTGCCGTAATCTGCTGATCTACCTGGACGTGGATCTGCAGAACCGGGTCATTCCGATCTTCCACTTCTCCTTGCGACCCGGTGGCGTGCTGTTCCTGGGCTCGTCTGAAAACGTCACCCGCCACCAGAAGCTGTTTGCGCCGATCAGCCGGCGCAACCGCATCTTCCGCCGACTGGAAACCGCCACCCGGATCGTCCCGGATTTCCCGCTATCCGCGCGGACACGCTCGCTTGGTTCTCCCGCGATCGCAGCACAGGCGATCCAGTTCGACGGGCGCCTGTCCGCATCCGTCAGCCGGCAGGCCGATGCGATCGCGGAACGCTACGCTCCCGCCTTCATCGTGGTCGATCCCAATGGGGAGGTGCTGCACTTCTCCGGCCGGACGGGCCGCTACCTGGAACCTAGCCCCGGCTCGGCGACGCTCAGCCTCGGCAACCTGGTGCACCGCGACCTACGGCTGGACGTGCGCACGGCCATCCAGCGCGCGGTTGCGGAGGGGCGGCGGATAGAGATGCCCCGCCTGTCCTTCCACCTGGATGACCGCGTCCTCGGCGTGAACCTGGTGGTGGAGCCGCTGTCCGGCAGCGAGAGCACGGCGCTGATCGTGCTGTTCCAGGATCTGGGCGTGGTGGCGGAAGGCGACAGCCGTGCCGGCGACCGCCTCTCCACCGACGAGCATGTGCAGCGGCTGGAAGCCGAATTGCGCGTCACCCGTGACCGGCTGCAGGCGACGATCGAGGAACTGGAATCCACCAACGAGGAACTCAAATCCTCGAACGAGGAGTACCAGTCGATCAACGAGGAGCTGCAATCCGCCAACGAGGAGATGGAAACCTCCAAGGAGGAGCTGCAATCCGTCAACGAGGAACTGCAGACCGTCAACAGCGAGCTGGCGCATCGCGTGCAGGAACTGGGCCGGATCAATTCCGACCTGAAGAACCTGCTGGAATCCACCCAGATCGCCACCGTCTTCCTGGATCAGGAATTGCGCGTGCGCAATTTCACGCCGGCCGCGACCGACATCTTCCACCTGCTGGAAACGGATGTGGGGCGTCCGCTCGACCATGTCGTCTCCCTGGTCGACTACCCCGAGCTGCACGACGACGTGCGGCGGGTGCTGAAGACACTGGCGCCGATCGACCGGCAGGTGG includes the following:
- a CDS encoding CheR family methyltransferase, encoding MTGDDEAATTDVPDDTNVRPLAIVGVGVCAVSLGSLRTLFGDMEPDLGAAFLIAVRQQDGLAVDTVIQAVAEVTDMPVVIASDGEPLQPGHVHVGGADDMITLADGHIHIRPAREPVGQRGTVDTLLISLAEQANEHAIAVILTGLGPDGAAGVVATKKFGGLSISEAVGRDGADAAGTNSPMAVTDLHVPAEQIAAEIGRYLRNLPTVAGAQTEREGDLDPYVGEVATILRNVTSHDFHGYKRGTFIRRIRRRMQVTQVDSLDAYVALLRSDREEVQSLFQDLLIGVTQFFRDPTEFETLEQELPALFERKGPEDAFRVWVLGCATGEEAYSLAILLREHMATMATPPEVQIFATDLDARALNIARAGRYSAGIADHIRPDRLERWFVREGDTFCVSKELREMCIFSPHNIVKDAPFSRIDILSCRNLLIYLDVDLQNRVIPIFHFSLRPGGVLFLGSSENVTRHQKLFAPISRRNRIFRRLETATRIVPDFPLSARTRSLGSPAIAAQAIQFDGRLSASVSRQADAIAERYAPAFIVVDPNGEVLHFSGRTGRYLEPSPGSATLSLGNLVHRDLRLDVRTAIQRAVAEGRRIEMPRLSFHLDDRVLGVNLVVEPLSGSESTALIVLFQDLGVVAEGDSRAGDRLSTDEHVQRLEAELRVTRDRLQATIEELESTNEELKSSNEEYQSINEELQSANEEMETSKEELQSVNEELQTVNSELAHRVQELGRINSDLKNLLESTQIATVFLDQELRVRNFTPAATDIFHLLETDVGRPLDHVVSLVDYPELHDDVRRVLKTLAPIDRQVAAAASGRHFAVRVLPYRSIDNYISGAVVTFTDLTAVYQAQEALRESEQRQQVLIEGVPQLVWRADDGGKWSWASPQWTSFTGQSEPESRGSGWLEVVHPDDRTLARTAWDGAEEQGGIDVEYRIRRVADGTYRWFRTRSTAVRNDHGEVVEWIGTSTDVDDMRSLQKRQEVLVAELQHRVRNMLTVVRSVFGRTTDAGGDLEDVAMHFRGRLDALARTQVIVTRTAQGVADLEDLIRDELLSVGAKDGPQVQISGPDVTLDAKTAESLGLAVHELTTNAVKYGALKVPSAVLKIMWDINLDKGGKRQLVLNWVETGVPAVPATPARSGFGRELIEEALPYRLGAQTELEFLPGGIRCTICVPLGDTEGGGSQPEN